Proteins from one Thaumasiovibrio subtropicus genomic window:
- a CDS encoding DUF3080 family protein, giving the protein MLHFLSHRIGQIAFLTKSRTFAYLFCFLPLIGCGEERADDVFDTYLNRLSNVIDVDVPTVKPVPPVSLPMKRELKLDIAPITIGLLDAYELRQCGAFQLIAERNSVLGKVQNEITQLQYEIRLLNALAQCLPSVSIELRQQLAPIYTQKQAQISQHHWNAVSLDEEWQNFLRPTLKSFAINSSEGFIEAEQILMIMLEIRQQLDDPQNINSELLDTLPSKQALIYQNDYIGRLYTSIYRADIALTKANLLLSQFDPKRHCGPKRNQTRAEYLRNVFDKFYVAQLQPYLARIDSEFRHLQPLLAEIYQPPADVADTFQPYQQQLIVGDAHRSMRTKLDTHVAYWQSLFKHCRFKVGI; this is encoded by the coding sequence TTGCTGCACTTTTTATCACATCGGATTGGACAAATTGCTTTTCTGACAAAAAGCCGTACTTTCGCTTATCTCTTCTGTTTCCTACCTCTGATAGGCTGTGGGGAAGAGAGGGCGGATGATGTCTTTGATACTTACCTCAATCGACTCAGCAATGTTATCGACGTTGATGTGCCAACAGTAAAGCCAGTGCCCCCTGTTTCTCTGCCCATGAAGCGTGAACTAAAGTTAGACATTGCGCCGATCACCATTGGTCTGCTCGATGCGTACGAGCTGCGACAATGTGGCGCCTTTCAATTGATAGCGGAACGCAACTCAGTACTTGGTAAAGTACAAAATGAAATTACCCAACTCCAGTATGAAATTCGACTGCTAAACGCACTTGCACAGTGCCTTCCATCGGTCAGTATTGAGTTACGTCAGCAACTGGCACCAATATACACGCAAAAGCAGGCACAAATTTCCCAACATCATTGGAACGCAGTCAGTCTTGATGAAGAGTGGCAGAACTTTCTTCGGCCAACCTTGAAATCGTTCGCGATTAACAGCAGCGAAGGCTTCATCGAAGCCGAACAAATACTCATGATCATGTTGGAAATTCGTCAACAACTGGACGATCCACAAAACATCAACTCTGAACTATTAGACACCCTTCCCTCAAAACAGGCGCTGATTTACCAGAACGACTACATTGGTCGCTTGTACACGTCTATTTATCGAGCGGATATTGCGTTAACCAAAGCAAACCTGCTGCTCAGCCAGTTTGATCCTAAGCGCCATTGCGGGCCCAAAAGAAACCAAACGCGCGCAGAATACCTTAGAAATGTGTTTGATAAGTTTTACGTCGCGCAGCTCCAACCTTACCTTGCGAGAATAGATAGCGAGTTTCGACATCTGCAACCGCTTTTGGCGGAGATTTATCAACCGCCAGCGGACGTTGCTGACACCTTTCAACCCTATCAGCAACAACTCATTGTCGGTGATGCGCATCGCTCAATGCGAACCAAGCTAGACACGCATGTTGCTTATTGGCAGTCGCTATTTAAACACTGCCGATTTAAGGTCGGTATTTAG
- the glpD gene encoding glycerol-3-phosphate dehydrogenase: MAEDVLDLIVVGGGINGAGIAAEAQERGLNVGLFEARDFAGATSSASSKLIHGGLRYLENYEFKMVAAALAEREVLLRKAPHIARSMRFQLPHKSQLRPFWLIRLGLFLYDSLAGRQLLEASKSVQFTAESGLKPHLIRGFEYSDGWVDDARLVLLNVKHAQNLGAEVRNYCRVENVTQQNQQWVITLTDQRTQQVFQRRCRALINATGPWAAQFLRQTLVQPKAESLRLVKGSHIVVPRLYQGEHAYLLQNSDKRVVFVIPYLESYALIGTTDVDFDGEPQNAAITSEEIAYLLNVVNSHFQTQTTPEDIVWQYSGVRPLLADASASAQSTTRDYRLIREIEGAPLLSVYGGKLTTYRKLAEEAITMLKSVFTRLAPSISKQTVLPGGEGYDYFAMTTHLATKFAFIDERTRRRYLQLYGADVNQLLNGVETLDDLGQCFAKGVYQREIDYLINEEFAFTVEDILWRRTKLGITLTKAEIATLSFYLQTSASSANGHKG, from the coding sequence ATGGCAGAGGACGTGCTTGATCTGATTGTGGTGGGGGGAGGAATCAACGGCGCGGGCATTGCTGCTGAGGCGCAAGAGCGCGGGCTCAATGTCGGACTATTTGAAGCGCGGGATTTTGCAGGCGCAACCTCATCGGCAAGTTCAAAGTTGATCCATGGCGGCTTACGTTATCTAGAAAATTATGAGTTTAAGATGGTCGCCGCCGCGTTAGCGGAGCGTGAAGTGTTACTTCGCAAAGCCCCACACATTGCGCGTAGCATGCGTTTTCAATTACCGCACAAATCCCAATTACGTCCGTTCTGGCTAATTCGCTTGGGGTTGTTTCTCTATGACTCTCTCGCGGGGCGTCAGTTACTTGAAGCGAGTAAATCGGTGCAATTTACCGCTGAATCTGGATTGAAACCGCATTTAATCCGAGGCTTTGAGTATTCAGACGGTTGGGTAGACGATGCTAGATTGGTGTTGCTAAACGTCAAGCATGCACAAAACCTTGGCGCTGAAGTGAGAAATTACTGCCGAGTTGAGAATGTCACCCAGCAAAACCAGCAGTGGGTCATCACATTGACTGATCAACGAACGCAACAGGTCTTTCAGCGTCGCTGTCGCGCCTTGATCAATGCGACAGGGCCTTGGGCGGCGCAGTTTTTACGGCAAACTCTCGTTCAACCCAAAGCTGAGTCTCTACGCTTAGTTAAGGGTTCACATATTGTCGTACCTCGTTTGTATCAAGGTGAGCATGCTTACCTTTTGCAAAACAGTGATAAACGCGTTGTTTTTGTCATCCCCTATTTAGAAAGCTATGCATTGATTGGTACCACAGACGTGGATTTTGACGGAGAGCCACAAAATGCGGCGATCACGTCAGAGGAAATCGCGTACCTACTGAATGTGGTGAATAGTCATTTTCAAACGCAAACAACCCCTGAGGATATTGTTTGGCAATATAGTGGTGTCAGGCCATTGCTCGCTGATGCGTCAGCGTCAGCGCAGTCGACCACGCGAGACTATCGTTTGATTCGTGAAATAGAAGGAGCGCCGTTACTTTCTGTTTATGGCGGTAAACTGACAACGTATCGAAAACTCGCGGAAGAGGCGATCACCATGCTGAAGAGCGTTTTCACGCGGCTGGCCCCCTCTATCTCCAAGCAGACTGTTTTACCCGGCGGAGAAGGGTATGACTATTTCGCAATGACAACGCATTTGGCGACAAAGTTTGCGTTTATCGATGAGCGAACCCGGCGTCGTTACCTGCAGCTATATGGTGCTGATGTTAACCAACTACTTAACGGTGTAGAGACACTGGATGACCTAGGTCAGTGCTTTGCTAAAGGTGTGTATCAAAGAGAGATCGATTATTTAATCAACGAGGAATTTGCTTTCACAGTCGAAGACATTCTGTGGCGCAGAACCAAATTGGGTATCACACTCACCAAGGCCGAGATAGCCACATTGAGTTTTTATCTGCAAACGAGCGCAAGTTCTGCAAACGGGCACAAGGGCTAA
- a CDS encoding VRR-NUC domain-containing protein translates to MMPVTTTSSPRVLPDLPVDYYLSNFLILLDTVSKRDRDLLSDTELAWIDGFYKLTKNAQCLLVRLLMRKGEWFREDKLRYDEVDIPVAIRVLEASGYVSCASRVPCELVLRMATKPELPSLFPEITLPKSASKGQWVEAVGIAYSRDQEIAYPLIRLINSELLSVLLLLFFGNSRQDLTQFVLSDLGIERFERYTLDKAGRLFESRQHIDDWLSLSELNDAYWDLVELKNRAGIVALSDFLPPQFDWSPLERKRARLANHIAREMERQGYVDAAIALFSQTTRPPSRERRARMLIKQQREADALPLLREMLLESHDEDEQEVALRILKPLAKKLPQADPLVLGYPEATQHFTPQQTALELDLKSQRVELAVAEHYQAQGWQVWFSENLLLNGLFGLAFWDIIFSAQKGAFLNPFQRAPYDMYRQEFIDKRQSHIDERLADVIAGDVDYLAVFEAKQGISNDWVAWQAIEKDLISHAIDVMPPVLLAKLFERLLVNVKQNRTGMPDLFMVRGDEWCWAEVKGPGDKLQNNQIRWCRWFEQHQVPYQVVYVTAQNDKKSERL, encoded by the coding sequence ATGATGCCCGTCACCACCACGTCTTCTCCTCGCGTTTTACCCGATCTCCCAGTTGATTATTACCTTAGCAACTTCTTGATATTGCTCGATACCGTCAGCAAAAGAGATCGTGATTTGTTGAGTGATACTGAACTGGCGTGGATCGATGGCTTTTACAAGTTAACCAAGAATGCACAATGTTTGTTAGTTCGGCTCTTAATGCGCAAGGGAGAGTGGTTTCGGGAAGATAAGTTACGTTACGACGAGGTCGACATCCCTGTTGCCATAAGGGTATTAGAAGCGAGTGGCTATGTATCTTGTGCCTCTCGTGTTCCCTGTGAGTTGGTTTTAAGGATGGCAACTAAACCAGAATTACCCAGTCTCTTCCCTGAGATCACCTTGCCAAAATCTGCCAGCAAAGGGCAGTGGGTTGAGGCTGTAGGCATAGCGTATTCGAGGGATCAAGAGATTGCATACCCTTTGATACGCCTGATAAACAGTGAACTGCTCTCCGTCTTGCTGTTGCTATTTTTTGGCAACTCCCGTCAGGACCTCACCCAATTTGTTTTATCCGATCTCGGTATTGAGCGTTTTGAGCGCTATACGCTAGATAAAGCAGGTCGCTTGTTTGAATCGCGTCAACATATTGATGATTGGCTCTCTTTGTCTGAACTTAACGATGCGTATTGGGACTTAGTTGAGTTGAAAAACAGGGCAGGTATTGTTGCGTTGAGCGACTTTTTGCCGCCTCAATTTGATTGGTCGCCATTGGAGCGAAAACGTGCTCGCTTAGCGAATCATATCGCCCGAGAAATGGAACGGCAGGGCTATGTTGATGCGGCCATCGCACTTTTTTCGCAAACAACACGTCCCCCCAGTCGCGAGCGTCGCGCTCGAATGCTGATCAAGCAGCAACGGGAGGCCGATGCGTTGCCACTGTTACGTGAGATGTTGTTGGAAAGCCATGATGAAGACGAGCAAGAAGTGGCACTGCGTATTCTGAAACCTCTGGCGAAGAAATTACCACAAGCAGACCCGCTGGTTCTCGGTTATCCCGAGGCTACGCAGCACTTTACACCGCAGCAAACCGCACTTGAGCTCGACCTCAAATCACAACGTGTTGAACTCGCGGTGGCCGAACACTATCAAGCGCAGGGTTGGCAAGTGTGGTTCAGTGAAAATCTCTTGTTGAATGGTCTGTTTGGTTTAGCTTTCTGGGACATCATTTTCTCTGCTCAGAAGGGGGCATTTCTTAATCCTTTTCAACGAGCGCCTTATGATATGTATCGCCAAGAGTTTATCGATAAACGTCAGTCACACATTGATGAACGACTTGCGGATGTGATCGCGGGCGATGTTGATTACCTAGCAGTATTTGAGGCGAAGCAAGGCATAAGTAACGATTGGGTGGCATGGCAAGCCATTGAGAAGGATCTGATTTCACATGCGATCGATGTGATGCCGCCGGTCCTGTTAGCCAAGCTATTTGAGCGGCTATTGGTCAACGTGAAGCAAAATCGTACGGGAATGCCGGATCTCTTTATGGTGCGCGGTGACGAGTGGTGTTGGGCCGAGGTTAAAGGCCCCGGTGATAAGTTGCAGAACAATCAAATACGCTGGTGTCGCTGGTTTGAGCAGCATCAGGTGCCTTACCAAGTGGTCTATGTGACCGCACAGAACGATAAAAAATCTGAGAGGCTCTAA
- the glpK gene encoding glycerol kinase GlpK: protein MKQYIVALDQGTTSSRTLVINACGEIVSSAQREFEQRYPQAGWVEHDPMEIFATQNATMIEALSKAGIASDQVAAIGITNQRETTVVWDKASGKPIYNAIVWQCRRTADRCETLKATLGEATVRDKTGLVLDPYFSATKLEWILDNVPQARERAERGELLFGTIDTWLIWKLTQGRVHATDYTNASRTMLFNINTLQWDDELLSALRIPKSMMPEVKASAAEFGQANIGGKGGTRIPISGVAGDQQAALFGHLCTEAGQAKNTYGTGCFLLMNTGKTKVTSSNGLLTTLACDREGKPCYALEGAVFMGGASVQWLRDELKILQNASDSERMATAVESSNGVYVVPAFTGLGAPYWDAYARGTIVGLTRGSNDHHLVRATLESIAYQTRDVLDAMQVDSGISLQSLRVDGGAVSNRFLMQFQADLLNIEVLRPKNIEVTGLGAAYLAGLAVGVWPNIEALRHYISIEAKFEPDDDESKRLLRCRGWQRAVKCAQVWASLEE from the coding sequence ATAAAGCAGTATATTGTTGCCCTCGATCAGGGTACGACGAGCTCGCGGACACTGGTTATTAACGCTTGCGGAGAGATAGTCAGTAGCGCCCAGCGTGAGTTCGAACAGCGATATCCTCAAGCGGGGTGGGTTGAACATGATCCGATGGAAATTTTCGCGACTCAAAATGCGACCATGATCGAAGCGTTAAGCAAAGCGGGTATTGCCAGTGATCAGGTTGCGGCCATCGGCATCACCAACCAGCGTGAAACAACTGTGGTATGGGATAAAGCATCTGGAAAACCGATTTACAATGCGATTGTCTGGCAGTGCCGTCGTACCGCAGATCGCTGCGAAACGTTAAAAGCCACACTGGGCGAAGCGACGGTGAGAGATAAAACAGGCCTAGTTTTAGACCCCTATTTTTCAGCGACCAAACTAGAGTGGATTCTTGATAATGTACCACAGGCACGCGAACGTGCAGAACGGGGGGAGTTACTGTTCGGTACAATCGACACTTGGTTGATTTGGAAGTTAACGCAAGGGCGTGTTCACGCAACAGATTACACCAATGCTTCTCGTACAATGTTGTTCAACATTAATACGTTGCAGTGGGATGATGAGTTGCTGTCAGCGTTGCGCATTCCAAAATCCATGATGCCTGAAGTAAAAGCCAGTGCCGCTGAGTTCGGGCAAGCGAATATCGGTGGTAAAGGTGGAACACGTATTCCTATTTCGGGTGTTGCTGGTGACCAACAAGCAGCGCTATTTGGGCATCTTTGTACCGAGGCAGGTCAAGCGAAGAATACCTATGGTACTGGGTGTTTCTTATTGATGAATACGGGCAAAACCAAAGTCACTTCAAGTAATGGTCTACTGACAACACTGGCGTGTGATCGTGAAGGAAAGCCTTGCTATGCACTTGAGGGCGCAGTGTTCATGGGTGGCGCGTCGGTACAGTGGCTAAGGGATGAGTTAAAAATCCTTCAGAACGCGTCAGATTCTGAGCGAATGGCAACCGCGGTTGAATCATCCAATGGGGTTTACGTTGTGCCCGCATTTACGGGTTTGGGTGCACCTTATTGGGATGCGTATGCGCGCGGCACAATTGTTGGGCTCACTCGGGGGAGTAACGACCATCACTTAGTACGGGCGACATTGGAAAGCATTGCTTATCAAACCCGAGATGTTCTTGATGCCATGCAAGTCGACTCCGGAATTTCATTGCAATCATTGCGCGTTGATGGGGGCGCAGTCTCCAACCGGTTTTTAATGCAGTTTCAAGCTGATTTATTGAACATTGAGGTATTACGGCCAAAAAACATCGAGGTAACCGGTTTAGGCGCTGCTTACTTAGCGGGGCTTGCTGTGGGGGTTTGGCCAAATATCGAAGCCTTGCGCCATTACATTAGTATTGAAGCGAAATTCGAGCCGGATGATGATGAGTCGAAACGATTGCTGCGTTGTAGAGGATGGCAGCGGGCGGTTAAATGCGCACAAGTTTGGGCTAGCTTAGAGGAGTGA
- a CDS encoding sensor domain-containing diguanylate cyclase — protein MQNKNFKKYRHFIMFAPTLVLAAIIIAGIYVEANFLARQVQENTKEDLQQTLQVVKQVILIEEEQAFIGDGASSRLSYDQQAKSLDEFLRRIAFSTEHRITLIDESGIVEHDSKLPLSLVPEMDNHASRPEVQMAVTQGVGSDIRFSETTGQNYIYLANRVEIPEELQKFHIFHDSAYIVIRASMPIENLQQLIVESLSWVILSGVVILVIVMISSVLSLFAMKKFVERDKEELAAHVESQTKELRILQHMGSLLGACSSMDDAAEVIRAIGIQLIPNAKSGAISLIKSSRNQLNNLVEWGEPWPGHKNFSPNDCWALLQGHVHHSQSAEVDVRCRHYHSDEEIYFFCHPLMAQGETLGVLHLVFEQESEILLSESNAATFAEQIGLSLANIQLRDDLQYQASRDPLTDLYNRAFLLDQLAKTLGSAMHDKGEFVVMMLDGDHFKLFNDKFGHDAGDFVLKQLARLFNEVIGDEGIVCRYGGEEFSILCPLATYAEGSQLAEDVRKRIADENFIYRGQSLGSVTVSIGVSGYPQDGRSADALLKAADNALYSSKEAGRNRVSLATPLQDIESSIESSAPLPLYPSVTSHDKEKEHTA, from the coding sequence ATGCAGAATAAGAACTTCAAGAAATATCGACATTTCATTATGTTCGCCCCGACGCTGGTTTTAGCGGCAATCATTATTGCTGGAATCTATGTGGAAGCGAATTTCCTCGCCAGGCAGGTACAAGAAAATACCAAAGAAGACTTGCAGCAAACGCTCCAAGTTGTAAAACAGGTGATTTTGATTGAAGAGGAACAGGCGTTCATTGGCGATGGCGCTTCATCGCGCCTTTCTTATGACCAGCAGGCGAAATCGTTAGATGAGTTTCTGAGACGGATTGCTTTTAGCACTGAGCACCGTATCACTTTGATTGATGAATCTGGCATTGTGGAGCACGATAGCAAGCTACCACTGTCGCTGGTGCCAGAGATGGACAACCATGCCAGTCGACCTGAAGTCCAGATGGCAGTTACTCAAGGGGTAGGATCTGATATCCGATTCAGTGAGACTACCGGGCAAAACTATATCTATTTGGCGAATCGGGTTGAGATCCCAGAAGAGCTTCAAAAATTCCACATTTTCCATGACAGTGCGTACATCGTGATTCGCGCATCAATGCCGATAGAAAACCTTCAGCAACTGATTGTCGAGTCACTCTCTTGGGTCATTCTTTCTGGCGTTGTTATATTGGTCATTGTCATGATCAGTAGTGTGCTGTCTCTTTTTGCGATGAAGAAGTTTGTGGAGCGTGATAAAGAAGAGCTTGCTGCGCATGTGGAATCACAAACCAAGGAATTGCGGATTCTGCAACACATGGGCAGCTTACTCGGTGCATGCTCATCGATGGATGATGCGGCCGAGGTGATTCGTGCCATAGGCATTCAATTGATTCCAAATGCCAAATCTGGCGCCATTTCTTTGATTAAATCTTCGCGTAATCAATTAAATAATCTCGTGGAATGGGGCGAACCTTGGCCGGGTCACAAGAACTTTAGTCCTAATGATTGCTGGGCATTGCTGCAAGGCCATGTCCATCACTCGCAAAGCGCTGAAGTGGATGTCCGTTGTCGTCACTATCACAGCGATGAAGAGATCTATTTCTTCTGTCACCCACTAATGGCACAAGGGGAAACGCTGGGCGTTTTGCATCTGGTTTTTGAACAGGAAAGTGAAATCTTGCTGAGCGAGTCCAATGCCGCGACGTTTGCTGAACAAATAGGCCTGTCGTTGGCTAATATCCAGTTGCGCGATGATTTGCAGTATCAAGCCTCTCGCGATCCACTCACTGACCTTTATAATCGCGCCTTTTTGCTTGATCAGTTGGCAAAAACCTTAGGAAGCGCGATGCACGATAAAGGGGAGTTTGTCGTCATGATGCTAGATGGTGATCACTTTAAACTCTTTAATGACAAGTTTGGCCATGATGCAGGGGATTTCGTTCTTAAGCAGCTAGCGAGATTGTTTAACGAGGTCATCGGTGACGAAGGGATAGTGTGCCGCTATGGTGGCGAGGAGTTTTCGATTCTTTGTCCGTTGGCGACTTACGCAGAGGGGAGTCAACTTGCCGAAGATGTGCGAAAACGTATCGCCGATGAAAACTTTATTTATCGTGGCCAGAGTTTAGGGAGCGTCACTGTCTCAATTGGTGTTAGCGGTTATCCTCAAGATGGGCGAAGTGCGGATGCCTTGCTAAAAGCTGCGGATAACGCCCTTTATAGCAGTAAGGAAGCGGGAAGAAACCGCGTCTCTTTAGCGACGCCGCTTCAAGATATTGAGTCAAGCATTGAGAGCAGCGCACCTTTACCGCTATACCCTTCAGTCACGTCACACGATAAAGAGAAGGAACACACAGCTTGA
- a CDS encoding response regulator yields MTQQDVDWESLSVLVVDDSKVASLMLKSELNKIGIKAIDVVENGDRAISKCQGKYYNFVLIDYHLEDSINGNELAHTLRSRHLIDRTCGVIIISGDNSSDVVLTVFSYNMDTFITKPIRAKELVDKLYSIKRNIDLLTPIYDQIDCGLIDEGVSELTAICLSDNSYKLESELLRILESNERWKDLDEWLTIKKHAGFNQRREYSKAIYFWQIEERSAAIRVLRNLISRMPRYVFAYDKLVEFYEELGKTHEALDIAEQSSRLTPTVSHRVLNLSRIAMEAGQIEVFLVSGGLLIKNLIIIDRKWFDPLNRYLYLSKKLIDSENATVSRNYILSKIKQMQSKVMTKLPSNQLALSKLLFYIYLARVAISENKNSEAHVRLMIGMKHFSSSLHALSDEILALCLVVAIRTGERWFVDNLIGVLSIRTQLTSISEELLKDANIGMAGKGGFFDYYEKLADLHLVLFSDPLHVIKQADELALHYPDSVELKLLKLSALVLSGKDKPIHFKKLLPKKIPLPESMHKWALSITDNVSELKSAHEIFIGELADSSKVSYQFMLTYEKTTKSEARVG; encoded by the coding sequence ATGACGCAACAAGATGTCGATTGGGAAAGCTTAAGCGTGTTAGTTGTTGATGACAGCAAAGTTGCGTCACTCATGTTAAAAAGCGAGCTAAACAAAATTGGAATCAAGGCGATTGATGTCGTTGAAAATGGCGATCGCGCAATCAGTAAGTGCCAAGGAAAATACTACAATTTTGTACTGATTGATTACCATTTAGAAGACAGTATCAACGGAAATGAGCTAGCGCATACGTTAAGAAGCCGTCATTTAATTGATAGAACTTGTGGTGTTATTATTATTTCTGGCGATAACAGCTCCGATGTTGTGTTAACTGTATTCTCTTACAATATGGATACATTTATTACAAAGCCGATTAGAGCAAAGGAACTTGTCGATAAACTCTATTCAATAAAGAGGAATATCGATCTTCTCACGCCCATTTATGACCAAATTGATTGTGGCCTAATTGATGAGGGGGTATCAGAACTGACGGCAATTTGCTTAAGTGATAATAGTTATAAGTTAGAAAGCGAACTTTTGAGAATTTTAGAAAGTAATGAACGTTGGAAAGATTTAGATGAATGGTTAACGATAAAAAAGCATGCTGGATTTAATCAGCGTCGAGAGTATTCAAAAGCGATTTACTTTTGGCAGATAGAAGAGAGAAGTGCAGCTATACGAGTTTTGAGAAACTTGATATCTCGTATGCCAAGATATGTTTTTGCTTATGACAAGCTCGTGGAATTTTATGAAGAGTTAGGGAAAACGCATGAAGCGCTCGACATCGCAGAGCAGTCTAGCCGACTTACGCCTACGGTGAGTCATCGTGTGTTGAACTTGTCTCGTATTGCGATGGAAGCGGGTCAAATTGAAGTGTTCCTCGTATCGGGTGGTTTACTGATTAAGAATTTGATTATTATTGATAGAAAGTGGTTTGACCCTTTAAACCGATATCTTTATCTATCTAAAAAACTGATTGACTCAGAAAATGCCACAGTGTCTCGAAATTACATTCTCTCAAAAATAAAACAGATGCAAAGCAAAGTGATGACAAAGCTTCCCTCAAACCAATTAGCCTTGTCTAAGTTGCTTTTTTATATCTATCTAGCGAGAGTTGCGATATCAGAAAATAAGAATAGTGAAGCGCATGTCCGACTCATGATAGGAATGAAGCATTTCTCTTCATCACTGCATGCATTGTCTGATGAAATACTGGCATTGTGTCTTGTTGTTGCAATTAGAACAGGAGAGCGGTGGTTTGTTGATAATTTAATAGGGGTTCTAAGTATCCGAACGCAATTAACATCTATATCTGAAGAATTGCTAAAGGATGCAAATATCGGCATGGCTGGAAAAGGGGGGTTCTTTGACTACTACGAGAAGTTGGCAGATCTACATCTTGTGCTTTTTTCTGATCCACTTCACGTGATTAAACAGGCTGATGAGTTGGCTCTTCATTATCCAGACTCGGTTGAACTCAAACTACTTAAATTATCTGCGCTAGTGTTATCGGGTAAAGACAAACCGATCCATTTCAAAAAGCTGTTACCTAAAAAAATTCCGCTGCCAGAATCGATGCATAAGTGGGCGCTTTCGATAACCGATAACGTGTCTGAACTAAAAAGTGCCCATGAAATTTTTATTGGCGAACTAGCGGATAGTTCAAAAGTGAGTTATCAATTTATGCTTACTTACGAAAAAACAACAAAAAGTGAAGCCCGTGTAGGTTGA